The Pseudanabaena galeata CCNP1313 genome includes a region encoding these proteins:
- a CDS encoding PAS domain S-box protein, whose translation MTDASIDQATEHKPKYGSDESDMSALKNDRLFRSIMENVADLIAVIDVQGYRIYNSPSYQRVLGYTSSELKGTWAYDKIHPDDQAQVLEAAAETLRTGVGKVLEYRMQHKDGTWRILESSGSVMRDEQGNVQNIVIVAHDISDRKKEQWERRRAERELERSRQSYKDLVRREEMLNRRLASQIRNSLDLDTILATAVNEVQDLLLIDLCNFFWHVPATNPPEFELVHFAASHNFLNAATSYPLTQLPKLGQRLLSQEIIRIQSIFTNAELDNPSRMILAEKGFTSQLLVPIKTRSQKLGVIVAAHCQGSRPWDADEVELLQAVANQLAIAIDQAELFDSAQANAANAQAQALLIEKALADLQKTQSQLIQTEKMSSLGQLVAGVAHEINNPVNFIYGNLNHTNRFVQNLLEAIALYQKNYPEPIPEITNFLDEIDLDFLQEDLPKMLTSMKIGAERIRQIVLSLRNFSRTDQEGLKPFNIHEGLDSTLLILQNRFKAYGDRPAINLTKRYGNIPVVQAYAGQLNQVFMNILSNAIDAIDESVTDRDHAAEASQHVASEISIITEFKPPTPDHQQSMVMISIIDNGRGISEDIVNKLFDPFFTTKPVGKGTGLGLSISYQIVVEKHQGRLQCFSKVGQGTEFRIEIPV comes from the coding sequence ATGACGGACGCAAGTATCGATCAGGCAACAGAGCATAAACCAAAGTATGGGTCTGATGAATCAGATATGTCAGCCCTCAAAAATGATCGCCTATTTAGATCGATCATGGAAAATGTTGCTGACTTAATTGCAGTGATCGATGTCCAAGGCTATCGCATTTACAATAGCCCTTCCTATCAGAGAGTTCTGGGCTATACCTCTTCAGAACTAAAGGGTACATGGGCTTATGACAAGATTCATCCTGACGATCAAGCTCAAGTTCTAGAAGCTGCCGCAGAAACCTTAAGAACAGGTGTGGGCAAGGTTTTAGAATATCGAATGCAACATAAGGACGGCACTTGGCGGATTTTAGAATCATCGGGCAGTGTGATGCGTGATGAGCAGGGAAATGTCCAGAATATTGTGATTGTGGCTCATGACATTAGCGATCGCAAAAAGGAGCAGTGGGAACGCCGTCGTGCCGAACGAGAGCTAGAGCGATCGCGCCAAAGTTATAAAGATCTAGTTAGACGTGAGGAGATGCTCAACCGTCGCCTTGCTAGTCAGATTCGCAATTCCCTTGATCTCGATACGATCCTTGCTACGGCTGTCAATGAAGTACAGGATTTATTGCTGATCGATCTGTGTAATTTCTTTTGGCATGTTCCTGCTACCAATCCACCAGAATTTGAACTCGTGCATTTTGCGGCTAGTCATAACTTTCTGAATGCGGCTACTAGTTATCCGCTGACGCAATTGCCGAAACTTGGTCAGCGCTTACTTAGCCAAGAAATTATTCGGATTCAATCGATTTTTACCAATGCCGAACTAGATAACCCAAGTCGGATGATTCTCGCCGAGAAAGGTTTTACTTCGCAGTTACTTGTACCGATCAAAACCCGATCGCAAAAATTAGGAGTGATTGTGGCGGCGCATTGTCAAGGTAGTCGTCCTTGGGATGCGGATGAAGTTGAGCTACTCCAAGCAGTTGCTAACCAATTAGCGATCGCGATCGATCAGGCTGAACTCTTTGACAGCGCCCAAGCCAATGCCGCCAATGCCCAAGCCCAAGCCCTGCTGATCGAAAAAGCTCTTGCTGATTTACAGAAAACTCAAAGTCAACTGATCCAGACCGAAAAAATGTCCAGCCTTGGTCAACTCGTCGCAGGTGTGGCCCATGAAATTAATAATCCCGTTAACTTTATCTATGGCAATCTCAATCACACCAACCGATTTGTCCAGAATTTATTAGAGGCGATCGCTCTTTATCAAAAAAATTATCCAGAGCCAATCCCTGAAATCACCAATTTTCTCGATGAGATCGATCTGGACTTTCTCCAAGAAGATCTGCCCAAAATGCTGACATCAATGAAAATCGGGGCTGAGCGCATTCGCCAAATCGTTTTATCCTTACGAAATTTTTCACGTACAGATCAAGAAGGGCTAAAGCCATTTAATATCCATGAAGGGCTTGATAGTACGCTTCTAATTTTGCAAAACCGCTTCAAAGCCTATGGCGATCGCCCTGCAATTAACTTAACGAAGCGTTATGGCAATATTCCAGTTGTTCAGGCTTATGCGGGACAGCTCAATCAAGTGTTTATGAATATTTTAAGTAATGCGATCGATGCGATCGATGAGAGTGTCACCGATCGAGATCATGCCGCAGAGGCTTCTCAGCATGTCGCCAGTGAAATCTCGATCATTACCGAATTTAAGCCGCCTACACCTGATCATCAGCAATCCATGGTGATGATCAGCATTATCGATAATGGTCGTGGTATTTCTGAAGATATTGTCAACAAGCTCTTTGATCCTTTTTTTACCACTAAGCCTGTGGGCAAAGGTACAGGCTTGGGGCTATCCATTAGTTATCAAATTGTGGTAGAGAAACATCAAGGCAGATTGCAATGCTTTTCCAAAGTTGGTCAAGGAACTGAGTTTAGAATCGAAATTCCTGTGTAA
- a CDS encoding dihydrolipoamide acetyltransferase family protein has protein sequence MIYEIFMPALSSTMTEGKITSWVKSPGDKVEKGETVVIVESDKADMDVETFYEGYLGVILTPAGESAPVGSAIAYVAETKEEIEEAKKKADCQSGRGEAKECEEPLAKLVSIPTAASTASIPEVVVSSPRKSSAPAPASGRQIVSPRAKRIAKDNGIDLAKISGTGPNGRVTAADVETFLSPASTSAAAPVAPVSSTPTTPTKSVAPAPAKAAAPVALGTAQSLTTLQKAVINNMNQSLSVPTFRVGYTITTDALDVLYKQVKSKGVTMTALLAKAVAVTLQKHPLVNASLSDRGIEYKSNINVAVAVAMDDGGLITPVLQNADQTDLYTLSRNWKGLVERARAKQLQPEEYNSGTFTISNLGMFGVDRFDAILPPGTGAILAVGGSRPQVVATKDGAIKVSSQMQVNLTADHRVIYGAHAAQFLQDLAKLIETNPQSLTL, from the coding sequence ATGATTTACGAAATTTTCATGCCCGCGCTTAGCTCCACCATGACCGAAGGCAAAATCACCTCTTGGGTGAAATCACCAGGTGACAAGGTGGAAAAAGGCGAAACTGTCGTGATTGTAGAGTCTGACAAAGCCGATATGGATGTCGAAACCTTCTACGAAGGTTATCTTGGCGTAATTCTCACTCCCGCAGGCGAATCTGCTCCTGTTGGTTCGGCGATCGCCTATGTTGCTGAAACCAAGGAAGAAATCGAAGAAGCCAAGAAAAAAGCTGATTGTCAAAGTGGTCGTGGCGAAGCCAAAGAATGCGAGGAGCCTCTTGCTAAATTGGTTTCAATACCTACAGCAGCATCTACAGCTTCAATTCCTGAAGTAGTTGTCTCTTCACCACGCAAATCATCTGCCCCTGCCCCAGCATCAGGTCGGCAAATCGTATCCCCCAGAGCCAAGCGCATCGCTAAGGATAACGGTATTGATTTAGCCAAGATTTCGGGTACTGGACCTAATGGACGGGTTACCGCCGCCGATGTGGAAACATTTTTAAGCCCAGCCTCTACGTCTGCTGCTGCTCCTGTAGCTCCAGTATCATCTACCCCGACTACTCCAACAAAATCTGTAGCTCCTGCTCCTGCTAAAGCTGCCGCACCTGTTGCCCTAGGTACTGCTCAGTCCTTAACGACTTTGCAAAAGGCGGTGATCAATAACATGAACCAGAGCCTCTCAGTGCCTACATTCCGTGTGGGCTATACCATCACTACTGACGCTCTTGATGTTCTTTACAAGCAAGTTAAGTCTAAGGGCGTGACCATGACTGCACTTTTGGCTAAGGCTGTGGCGGTCACTCTGCAAAAGCATCCTTTGGTGAATGCAAGCCTTAGCGATCGCGGCATCGAGTACAAGAGCAATATTAATGTTGCCGTTGCTGTAGCAATGGATGACGGGGGCTTGATTACGCCTGTACTTCAAAATGCTGACCAAACTGATCTATATACACTTTCTCGTAATTGGAAAGGACTAGTTGAACGCGCTCGTGCTAAGCAATTGCAACCTGAAGAATATAACTCTGGCACATTTACTATTTCTAACTTGGGTATGTTTGGCGTTGATCGTTTCGATGCGATTTTGCCTCCTGGAACTGGCGCAATTTTAGCTGTGGGTGGTTCGCGTCCTCAAGTTGTGGCAACTAAGGATGGTGCAATTAAGGTCAGCAGCCAAATGCAAGTTAACCTCACTGCCGACCACCGTGTAATTTATGGCGCTCATGCCGCGCAGTTCCTACAGGATTTAGCAAAACTAATTGAAACCAATCCTCAGTCTTTGACTCTGTAA
- a CDS encoding PhoH family protein: MGTPRDEPYILSLPTPSSAISLAGTREENLKTLAELTSVRLVLRGQDLLIDGSPEQISLVEQVIKAMKPLWSQEKTIAAVDIRAALEAIAEERSGEWRDRATISRNKRGDSVQPRTYRQQQYVKAMESHDLIFGVGPAGTGKTYLAAVAAVSALQSNKFERIILTRPAVEAGESLGFLPGDLQQKIDPYLRPLYDAMHEMIGAEKVPQLMERGIIEVAPLAYMRGRTLSNSFIIVDEAQNTTAAQMKMVLTRLGFKSRMVVTGDITQIDLPRHQKSGLIIAMNILKGVEGVSFNFFDKNDVVRHPLVHHIIAAYENAEAD, encoded by the coding sequence ATGGGTACTCCCCGCGACGAACCGTATATTTTGAGCTTGCCAACTCCCAGTAGTGCCATCAGTCTGGCAGGAACAAGGGAGGAAAATCTCAAAACACTTGCAGAACTAACGAGTGTACGGCTAGTGTTGCGGGGACAAGACCTCTTAATTGATGGCTCACCTGAGCAGATCAGTCTGGTTGAACAGGTGATTAAGGCGATGAAGCCGCTGTGGTCACAAGAAAAAACGATCGCCGCCGTAGATATTCGCGCCGCCCTTGAAGCGATCGCTGAGGAACGCTCTGGAGAATGGCGCGATCGGGCGACGATATCCCGTAATAAACGCGGAGACTCAGTGCAACCACGCACCTATCGCCAGCAGCAATATGTAAAGGCGATGGAAAGCCACGATCTGATTTTTGGGGTTGGTCCTGCGGGTACTGGCAAAACCTATCTTGCGGCTGTTGCGGCAGTTAGTGCTTTACAGAGCAACAAATTTGAGCGGATTATCTTGACCCGTCCTGCTGTCGAAGCAGGCGAAAGTCTGGGATTCCTCCCTGGAGACTTACAACAAAAAATTGATCCCTATCTGCGTCCTCTCTACGACGCAATGCACGAAATGATCGGGGCAGAGAAAGTCCCGCAATTAATGGAGCGCGGCATTATTGAGGTTGCACCCCTTGCCTATATGCGTGGGCGAACCCTCAGTAACTCGTTCATCATCGTGGATGAGGCGCAAAATACAACCGCCGCACAAATGAAGATGGTTTTAACCAGATTAGGTTTTAAATCGCGGATGGTGGTAACGGGTGATATCACCCAGATCGATCTGCCTCGCCATCAAAAGTCGGGTTTGATCATCGCAATGAATATTCTGAAAGGAGTTGAAGGTGTTTCCTTTAATTTCTTTGATAAGAATGACGTAGTGCGTCATCCCCTAGTGCATCACATCATCGCCGCTTACGAAAATGCAGAAGCTGATTAG
- a CDS encoding peptidylprolyl isomerase, whose translation MANLVLGAMLNLNLNRNLERSSDQTNHQTDLIFQRSWWFKGVTLAIACLLVTCLTMISAIAPSMAALPTKSAIKDPRIILRNALPIDSEILRDVQHTLEQMPRQANLKRWSNLKKDIETISQSLTQNQSQLIAEVSSDRQGLVTEHLASLTTALVPLQEAIAIKDRNNVKALSEKALDYVGLVEADFIQTFPFEVPAKYANLPQLKGRALVELSTEKGNATILVDGYNAPVNAGQFVDLVQKGFYDGLTFTRADENYYLQTGDPVGPSDGYIDPKTKKYRTVPIEVRLPDQKVPTYGKTFEEQGLSGTIPVLPFAAFGTVAMAHPNDDPNAGSSQFFIYLFESELTPAGLNLLDGNYTVFGYVTDGKETLDKLRLGDKVLSARVISGAENLTN comes from the coding sequence GTGGCTAATTTAGTTTTGGGTGCAATGTTGAATCTTAATTTAAATCGTAATTTAGAAAGAAGCAGCGATCAAACTAATCATCAAACAGATCTTATTTTTCAGAGATCTTGGTGGTTTAAGGGCGTGACGTTGGCGATCGCTTGTTTGCTCGTGACTTGTTTAACGATGATATCGGCGATCGCGCCAAGTATGGCAGCCTTACCAACCAAAAGTGCGATCAAAGATCCCCGCATTATCTTGAGAAATGCTTTGCCGATTGATAGTGAGATCCTACGTGATGTCCAACACACTTTGGAGCAAATGCCTCGTCAAGCCAATTTGAAACGATGGAGCAATCTTAAAAAAGATATTGAAACGATCTCGCAATCCCTAACTCAAAATCAGTCACAGTTGATTGCTGAAGTTAGTAGCGATCGTCAAGGATTAGTCACCGAACATTTGGCGAGCTTAACAACCGCCCTTGTGCCTCTCCAAGAAGCGATCGCCATCAAAGATCGTAACAATGTCAAGGCTCTATCAGAAAAAGCCTTGGATTACGTCGGTCTAGTAGAAGCCGACTTTATCCAAACCTTCCCCTTTGAAGTTCCTGCGAAATATGCCAATCTCCCCCAACTCAAGGGACGCGCTCTTGTAGAACTATCCACAGAAAAAGGTAATGCTACGATTTTGGTCGATGGCTATAATGCGCCAGTCAATGCAGGTCAATTTGTGGATCTTGTTCAGAAAGGCTTTTACGATGGGCTAACTTTCACCCGCGCAGACGAAAACTATTATTTGCAGACAGGCGATCCCGTTGGTCCATCCGACGGCTATATCGATCCAAAAACAAAAAAATACCGCACAGTCCCCATCGAAGTACGCCTGCCCGATCAAAAAGTACCTACCTATGGCAAAACCTTTGAAGAGCAGGGCTTATCGGGAACAATACCTGTACTACCTTTTGCCGCCTTCGGGACTGTGGCGATGGCGCATCCCAATGATGATCCGAATGCGGGTTCATCGCAGTTTTTTATATACCTATTTGAATCAGAACTAACTCCCGCTGGCTTAAATTTACTCGATGGCAACTACACCGTTTTTGGTTATGTCACCGATGGTAAGGAAACTTTAGATAAACTAAGACTAGGCGACAAAGTTTTGTCCGCCCGTGTCATTAGTGGCGCTGAAAATTTAACTAATTAG
- a CDS encoding SbcC/MukB-like Walker B domain-containing protein: protein MRPLELIVEGFTSFRTRQVLDFTSLDLFAITGATGAGKTSLLDAMTFALYDEVSQKPSSPKELVSQGAKQLRVEFRFVMRQTEYKAVRTWRNRGKTAVPNFMLEELVGEEWERCSTQNAAEIIGMDFKTFTRVIILPQGQFDEFLKGEAGKRREILRQLAGFQIFEQMRKEASDRTSRFKAEREGLDKVLEGMQAPTKEEVESQQLELANLEIAIPDLDIQAKQSQKLLEAEERLFAQIQQYQQLSVKLAQLQQDASQIQVLENQLRNAQLANSIMGTWTVLQTARKRVETTIADLANTNKQLEIAKFDLDQQQQAYAQSRTEQIAAQSHIEAQERNLALAESLHTQQQQSETELERANQNVLERSQVLKKATKAVTQAESDLQAITQNLQTLEVSLKSSQYDPARLEQLRQVAEPLTQWQILQNNLTKQQQKSTQLQTEIQSFTQQLEKAQQAIAKAEHDFRVASNVLKEAESSNLQALQTSHANALRTELHDGDHCPVCNHLYSLEGLPELPELELIDTTGLVKQKEVAERQLAKSLQDKAKIEASLESSQQQFEIQTQEISDLESQLAKLQKQIDQVLKTAWQAVDILRDRQVLEAQESGYLKLIAEQKEMAIALQNAENKLKTSQENLQLAQKEFDKSIQEKVLRESQLQEISQRLLEITNGKSYESLRQSILQAKTELSDRLKTIETKYQQARETFAKREESATKVQENHDLAIAEQNQQETYWQQELNSINFTELEFLAAQTARSQMDVWLQQIDNYQRQEQDLTTRLQMFAESISDRQTDEQAIAKLREKSLQVEQALQIASESRASIKAWLEQAQQKRQESQELEERKIALQVQEQTYHTLAQDLQSNRFQEYILDSLQQELAYRASALLQQLSEDRYILQIESGDYWVADNWNGGEKRRVKTLSGGETFAASLSMALALSERLSMGIELGSLFLDEGFGTLDSETLESVTQILESLRQQDRLIGVITHIQSLAERLPTQIHVRKSINGSELVRI from the coding sequence ATGCGTCCCCTTGAGCTAATTGTCGAAGGATTTACCAGTTTCCGTACTCGTCAAGTGTTAGATTTTACGAGCCTTGATTTGTTTGCGATTACAGGCGCAACGGGAGCAGGGAAAACTTCGCTTTTGGATGCAATGACCTTTGCACTTTATGACGAAGTATCTCAGAAGCCCAGCTCTCCCAAGGAATTAGTCAGTCAAGGAGCTAAGCAATTAAGAGTAGAATTTCGGTTTGTGATGCGACAAACTGAATACAAGGCTGTTCGCACATGGCGCAACCGTGGCAAAACTGCTGTTCCAAATTTCATGTTAGAAGAATTAGTTGGCGAAGAATGGGAAAGATGTAGTACCCAAAACGCCGCAGAGATTATTGGCATGGACTTTAAGACTTTTACCCGTGTAATCATTTTGCCACAGGGACAGTTTGATGAATTCCTTAAAGGTGAGGCTGGTAAGCGGCGCGAGATTTTACGGCAGTTGGCAGGATTTCAAATATTTGAGCAAATGCGGAAGGAGGCAAGCGATCGCACCAGTCGATTTAAAGCTGAGCGTGAAGGTTTAGATAAAGTCCTTGAAGGGATGCAAGCACCAACTAAAGAGGAAGTAGAATCTCAACAATTAGAATTAGCAAATCTAGAAATTGCAATTCCTGACTTGGACATTCAAGCCAAGCAAAGTCAAAAACTGTTAGAAGCAGAAGAAAGACTCTTTGCTCAAATCCAGCAATATCAGCAGCTTTCCGTGAAATTAGCGCAATTGCAACAGGATGCATCACAAATCCAAGTTTTAGAAAATCAATTGCGAAATGCTCAGTTAGCGAATTCGATCATGGGAACTTGGACAGTCCTACAAACTGCGCGTAAGCGCGTGGAAACTACGATCGCCGATCTTGCAAATACTAATAAACAGCTAGAAATTGCCAAATTTGATCTCGATCAGCAACAACAAGCCTATGCACAATCACGCACTGAGCAAATCGCCGCCCAAAGCCATATCGAAGCTCAAGAGCGCAATCTCGCCTTGGCGGAATCGCTGCATACACAGCAACAACAATCAGAAACCGAGTTGGAACGCGCTAATCAGAATGTTTTAGAGCGATCGCAAGTTCTCAAAAAAGCAACTAAGGCTGTAACTCAAGCAGAATCAGATTTGCAAGCCATTACGCAAAATTTGCAAACCCTTGAAGTTTCTCTCAAAAGCTCTCAGTACGATCCCGCTAGACTCGAACAATTGCGCCAAGTTGCCGAACCTCTCACGCAATGGCAGATTTTGCAAAATAATCTGACTAAGCAGCAGCAAAAATCTACCCAGTTACAAACAGAAATTCAAAGTTTTACGCAACAACTAGAGAAAGCACAACAGGCGATCGCTAAGGCTGAACATGATTTTCGAGTCGCGAGTAATGTTCTCAAGGAAGCAGAATCTTCTAATCTGCAAGCATTACAAACTAGTCACGCTAACGCCTTACGTACCGAATTGCATGATGGCGATCATTGCCCTGTGTGTAACCATCTCTACAGTTTAGAAGGTTTGCCTGAACTTCCTGAACTAGAATTAATTGATACGACAGGATTAGTAAAACAGAAGGAAGTCGCTGAGCGTCAGTTAGCAAAATCATTACAGGACAAGGCGAAAATTGAGGCTAGTCTGGAATCTTCGCAGCAACAGTTTGAGATTCAAACTCAGGAAATTAGTGATCTGGAATCGCAACTTGCTAAACTGCAAAAACAGATTGATCAAGTTCTTAAGACGGCTTGGCAAGCGGTCGATATTCTACGCGATCGCCAAGTACTTGAGGCTCAAGAGTCGGGTTATCTGAAGCTAATTGCTGAACAAAAGGAAATGGCGATCGCCTTACAAAATGCCGAAAATAAACTTAAAACTAGCCAAGAAAATCTACAATTAGCACAGAAAGAATTTGATAAATCAATACAGGAAAAAGTACTTAGAGAATCGCAACTACAGGAAATTTCGCAACGGTTGCTAGAAATTACTAATGGCAAGAGTTATGAATCATTGCGTCAAAGTATTTTGCAAGCAAAGACGGAACTAAGCGATCGCCTTAAAACCATCGAAACTAAATATCAACAAGCCCGTGAAACCTTTGCTAAACGTGAGGAATCTGCTACTAAGGTGCAAGAAAATCACGATCTTGCCATCGCCGAGCAAAATCAACAGGAGACCTATTGGCAACAAGAACTTAACTCTATTAACTTTACCGAATTAGAATTTCTCGCGGCTCAAACGGCGCGATCGCAAATGGACGTATGGCTACAGCAAATTGATAACTATCAACGTCAAGAGCAGGACTTAACCACGCGCCTACAAATGTTTGCCGAGTCGATTAGCGATCGCCAAACTGATGAACAGGCGATCGCAAAATTGCGGGAGAAATCTCTTCAAGTCGAACAAGCTTTACAAATAGCAAGTGAAAGCCGCGCCTCCATCAAAGCATGGCTAGAGCAAGCCCAACAAAAACGCCAAGAATCGCAGGAATTGGAGGAGCGTAAAATTGCCCTACAGGTGCAAGAGCAAACCTATCACACCCTCGCCCAAGATTTACAATCCAATCGCTTTCAGGAATATATTCTCGACAGTTTGCAGCAGGAACTCGCTTATCGAGCCTCAGCTCTCTTACAACAACTTTCTGAAGATCGCTATATCCTCCAAATAGAAAGTGGTGATTATTGGGTAGCAGATAATTGGAATGGTGGCGAAAAGCGTCGCGTCAAAACGCTCTCAGGTGGTGAAACCTTTGCCGCTTCTCTCTCGATGGCACTTGCTCTATCGGAAAGATTATCAATGGGCATCGAACTGGGTAGCCTCTTTCTTGATGAAGGTTTCGGTACGCTCGACAGTGAAACCCTCGAGAGTGTTACCCAAATCCTCGAATCCTTACGCC